Proteins encoded in a region of the Pseudomonas shahriarae genome:
- a CDS encoding amino acid ABC transporter substrate-binding protein, producing MKVLKSTLAIVTAATVLGISGLAQAGATLDAVQKKGFVQCGVSDGLPGFSVPDASGKILGIDADYCRAVAAAVFGDATKVKFSQLNAKERFTALQSGEVDILSRNTTMTSSRDAGMGLKFPGFITYYDGIGFLVNNKLGVKSAKELDGATICIQAGTTTELNVSDYFRGNNLKYTPITFDTSDESAKSLESGRCDVLTSDKSQLFAQRSKLAAPKDYVVLPETISKEPLGPVVRNGDDEWLAIVRWVGYAMLNAEEAGITSKNVEAEAKATKNPDVARLLGADGEYGKDLKVKKDWVVQIVKQVGNYGEVFERNLGKSTPLEIDRGLNALWNNGGIQYAPPVR from the coding sequence ATGAAGGTATTGAAGTCCACCCTGGCCATCGTGACTGCGGCGACCGTATTGGGGATCAGTGGTCTGGCCCAGGCCGGTGCCACCCTGGATGCAGTGCAGAAGAAAGGGTTTGTGCAATGTGGCGTCAGCGACGGCCTGCCGGGTTTCTCGGTGCCGGATGCCAGCGGCAAGATCCTCGGGATTGACGCTGACTACTGCCGCGCCGTGGCCGCTGCGGTGTTCGGCGACGCGACCAAGGTCAAGTTCAGCCAATTGAATGCCAAGGAGCGTTTCACCGCGCTGCAGTCTGGCGAAGTCGACATCCTCTCGCGCAATACCACCATGACCAGCTCCCGCGATGCGGGCATGGGCCTGAAATTCCCGGGGTTCATCACCTACTACGACGGCATCGGCTTTTTGGTCAACAACAAGCTGGGCGTGAAAAGTGCCAAGGAACTGGACGGTGCAACCATCTGCATCCAGGCCGGTACCACCACCGAGCTGAACGTTTCCGACTACTTCCGTGGCAACAACCTCAAGTACACCCCGATCACCTTCGACACCTCCGATGAAAGCGCCAAGTCCCTGGAGTCCGGGCGCTGCGACGTGCTGACCTCCGACAAGTCGCAACTGTTCGCCCAGCGCAGCAAGCTGGCCGCGCCGAAAGACTACGTGGTCCTCCCGGAAACCATTTCCAAGGAGCCCCTGGGCCCGGTCGTGCGTAATGGCGACGACGAGTGGCTGGCCATCGTGCGCTGGGTGGGCTACGCCATGCTCAACGCTGAAGAAGCCGGTATCACCTCGAAAAACGTCGAGGCTGAAGCCAAGGCCACCAAGAACCCGGACGTTGCCCGTCTGCTGGGCGCTGACGGCGAATACGGCAAAGACTTGAAAGTGAAGAAGGACTGGGTGGTCCAGATCGTCAAGCAGGTCGGTAACTACGGTGAAGTGTTCGAGCGCAACCTGGGCAAGAGCACCCCGCTGGAAATCGACCGTGGCCTGAACGCGCTGTGGAACAACGGTGGCATTCAATACGCACCTCCTGTGCGCTGA
- a CDS encoding NAD(P)/FAD-dependent oxidoreductase, with the protein MNQADYIIIGGGIAGASAGYWLSRHARVIVLERESMPGYHSTGRSAALYIAAYGTPQVRALTLGSRDFFDHPPAGFSEHPLLTPRGELLVDLLGDPDELQRQYLSAKALVPETQLLSAEEALHRLPILRPEKVHGAIYDPTVCDIDTDALYQGYLRGIRRNGGEIHTDNEVQKLTRDGEGQWHVRTSQQRFSAPVILNAAGAWADTIGELAGARKIGLQPKRRSAFIFAPPAEVNSHTWPELAALDGSFYMKPDAGMFLGSPANADPVAPHDVQPEELDIATGIYHIEQATTLSIRRPTRTWAGLRSFVSDGDLVCGFDPQVEGLFWVAAQGGYGIQTSPAMGQASAALVRHLALPEALQRAGLTEAMLSPRRLG; encoded by the coding sequence ATGAACCAGGCCGACTACATCATCATCGGCGGCGGTATTGCCGGTGCCTCCGCCGGTTACTGGCTGTCCCGACACGCCCGCGTCATCGTGCTGGAGCGTGAGTCCATGCCGGGCTATCACTCCACTGGCCGCTCGGCCGCGCTGTATATCGCCGCCTACGGTACCCCGCAAGTGCGCGCCTTGACCCTGGGCAGCCGCGACTTCTTCGATCACCCGCCCGCTGGTTTCAGCGAGCATCCGTTGCTCACGCCCCGTGGCGAACTGCTGGTGGACCTGCTGGGCGATCCTGACGAACTGCAGCGCCAATACCTGAGTGCCAAGGCCCTGGTACCCGAGACGCAGCTGCTGAGTGCCGAGGAGGCGCTGCACAGGCTGCCGATCCTGCGCCCGGAAAAAGTCCACGGGGCGATCTACGACCCGACGGTCTGCGACATCGACACCGACGCGCTGTACCAAGGCTATCTACGTGGTATCCGGCGCAATGGCGGAGAAATCCACACCGACAATGAAGTGCAGAAACTGACCCGCGACGGCGAGGGCCAGTGGCACGTGCGCACTTCGCAACAACGCTTCAGCGCCCCGGTGATCCTCAATGCCGCCGGCGCCTGGGCCGACACCATTGGCGAGCTGGCCGGAGCGCGGAAGATCGGCCTGCAACCCAAGCGGCGCAGCGCCTTTATCTTCGCGCCCCCCGCCGAGGTGAATAGCCACACCTGGCCGGAACTGGCGGCCCTCGACGGCTCGTTCTACATGAAGCCCGACGCCGGCATGTTCCTCGGCTCACCGGCCAATGCCGACCCGGTGGCGCCCCACGACGTGCAACCCGAAGAGCTGGACATTGCCACGGGCATCTATCACATCGAACAAGCCACCACCCTGAGCATCCGCCGCCCGACCCGCACCTGGGCAGGGTTGCGCAGCTTTGTCAGCGATGGCGACCTGGTGTGCGGGTTCGATCCACAGGTCGAGGGTTTATTCTGGGTAGCGGCCCAGGGCGGTTATGGCATCCAGACCTCACCGGCGATGGGCCAGGCCAGTGCGGCATTGGTTCGCCACCTGGCGTTACCCGAGGCGTTGCAGCGTGCCGGCCTGACGGAGGCGATGTTATCGCCCCGGCGCCTGGGTTGA
- a CDS encoding amino acid ABC transporter permease, whose protein sequence is MTSHTFKPDMPPPNKVFGPMAWMRANLFSSWLNTLLTLLAFYLVYLVVPPILQWAILDANWVGTTRADCTKEGACWVFIQQRFGQFMYGYYPGDLRWRVDFTVWLAVIGVAPLFISRFQRKAVYGLGFLVLYPIIAFFLLHGGIFGLTNVATSQWGGLMLTLVIATVGIAGALPLGIVLALGRRSNMPAIRVVCVTFIEFWRGVPLITVLFMSSVMLPLFLPEGMGIDKLLRALIGVILFQSAYVAEVVRGGLQAIPKGQYEAAAAMGLGYWRSMGLVILPQALKLVIPGIVNTFIALFKDTSLVIIIGLFDLLNSVKQAAADPKWLGMATEGYVFAALVFWIFCFGMSRYSIHLEHKLDTGHKR, encoded by the coding sequence ATGACTTCCCATACTTTCAAACCTGATATGCCGCCGCCGAACAAAGTCTTCGGCCCGATGGCATGGATGCGCGCCAACCTGTTTTCCAGTTGGCTCAATACCCTGCTGACCTTGCTGGCGTTCTACCTGGTGTACCTGGTGGTGCCGCCGATCCTGCAGTGGGCGATCCTCGACGCCAACTGGGTCGGCACCACCCGCGCCGACTGCACCAAGGAAGGCGCCTGCTGGGTGTTTATCCAACAGCGCTTCGGGCAGTTCATGTACGGCTACTATCCCGGCGACCTGCGCTGGCGCGTGGACTTCACCGTGTGGCTGGCGGTGATTGGCGTGGCCCCGCTGTTTATCTCGCGGTTTCAGCGCAAGGCGGTCTACGGCCTGGGCTTTCTGGTGCTGTACCCGATCATCGCCTTCTTCCTGCTGCACGGCGGGATCTTCGGCCTGACCAACGTCGCCACCAGCCAATGGGGCGGCCTGATGCTGACCCTGGTCATCGCCACCGTCGGCATCGCCGGGGCCTTGCCCCTGGGGATTGTGCTGGCGCTGGGGCGACGCTCGAACATGCCGGCGATTCGTGTGGTGTGCGTGACCTTCATCGAGTTCTGGCGCGGCGTGCCGTTGATTACCGTGCTGTTCATGTCGTCGGTGATGCTGCCGCTGTTCCTGCCTGAAGGCATGGGCATCGACAAGCTGCTGCGGGCCCTGATCGGCGTGATCCTGTTCCAGTCGGCCTATGTGGCTGAAGTGGTGCGCGGTGGCTTGCAGGCGATTCCCAAGGGGCAGTACGAAGCGGCCGCCGCGATGGGCCTGGGCTACTGGCGCAGCATGGGCCTGGTGATCCTGCCGCAAGCCCTGAAGCTGGTGATCCCCGGCATCGTCAACACGTTTATTGCGCTGTTCAAGGACACCAGCCTGGTGATCATCATCGGCTTGTTCGACCTGCTCAACAGCGTCAAGCAAGCCGCCGCCGACCCGAAATGGCTGGGCATGGCCACTGAAGGCTATGTGTTCGCGGCCCTGGTGTTCTGGATTTTCTGTTTTGGTATGTCGCGCTATTCCATTCATTTGGAACACAAGCTCGACACTGGCCACAAGCGTTAG
- a CDS encoding amino acid ABC transporter permease, translating into MQTQIGAPKQKLSFSDPKVRAWLFQIITIVAVVALGWYLFNNTQTNLQHRGITSGFDFLERSAGFGIAQHLIDYTESDSYARVFVIGLLNTLLVTVIGVVLATILGFIIGVARLSPNWIISKLATVYVEVFRNIPPLLQILFWYFAVFLTMPGPRNSHNFSDTFFVSSRGLNMPAAVAADGFWPFVGSVVLAITAIVLMSRWANKRFEATGVPFHKFWAGLGLFLVIPALCTLLFGAPVHWQMPELKGFNFVGGWVLIPELLALTLALTVYTAAFIAEIVRSGIKSVSHGQTEAARSLGMRPGPTLRKVIIPQALRVIIPPLTSQYLNLAKNSSLAAGIGYPEMVSLFAGTVLNQTGQAIEVIAITMSVYLAISISISLLMNGYNKRIALIER; encoded by the coding sequence ATGCAAACTCAAATCGGCGCACCAAAACAGAAGCTCAGCTTCAGTGATCCAAAAGTGCGTGCGTGGCTGTTCCAGATCATCACCATCGTGGCGGTGGTCGCGTTGGGCTGGTACCTGTTCAACAACACGCAAACCAATCTTCAGCACCGGGGCATTACCTCCGGCTTCGACTTCCTGGAGCGCAGCGCCGGTTTCGGCATCGCTCAACATTTGATCGACTACACCGAATCGGACAGCTATGCCCGGGTCTTTGTGATCGGTCTGCTCAACACCTTGCTGGTCACCGTGATCGGTGTGGTCCTGGCCACCATCCTCGGGTTTATCATCGGCGTGGCCCGGCTGTCACCGAACTGGATCATCAGCAAACTGGCGACGGTGTATGTGGAGGTGTTTCGCAATATTCCGCCGCTGCTGCAAATCCTGTTCTGGTATTTCGCGGTGTTCCTGACCATGCCGGGGCCGCGCAACAGCCATAACTTCAGCGACACCTTCTTTGTCAGCAGCCGTGGCCTGAACATGCCGGCGGCCGTCGCGGCCGATGGGTTCTGGCCGTTTGTCGGCAGTGTGGTGCTGGCGATCACTGCCATTGTGTTGATGAGCCGTTGGGCCAATAAACGCTTTGAAGCCACCGGCGTGCCGTTCCACAAGTTCTGGGCGGGTCTGGGGCTGTTCCTGGTGATCCCGGCGTTGTGCACGTTGCTGTTTGGTGCGCCCGTGCATTGGCAAATGCCGGAACTCAAGGGCTTCAACTTCGTCGGCGGCTGGGTTCTGATCCCCGAGCTGCTGGCGCTGACCCTGGCGCTCACGGTTTACACAGCAGCGTTTATTGCCGAGATCGTGCGTTCGGGCATCAAGTCGGTCAGCCACGGCCAGACCGAAGCCGCGCGCTCCCTGGGCATGCGCCCCGGGCCCACGCTGCGCAAGGTCATCATCCCGCAAGCCCTGCGGGTGATCATCCCGCCGCTGACCAGCCAATACCTGAACCTGGCGAAAAACTCGTCCCTGGCCGCCGGTATCGGTTACCCGGAAATGGTTTCGCTGTTTGCCGGCACGGTGCTCAACCAGACCGGCCAGGCCATCGAGGTCATTGCCATCACCATGAGCGTGTACCTGGCAATCAGCATCAGCATTTCCCTGCTGATGAACGGGTACAACAAGCGCATTGCGCTGATCGAACGGTGA
- a CDS encoding alpha/beta hydrolase: protein MTDPLILQPAKPADACVIWLHGLGADRYDFLPVAEALQETLLSTRFVLPQAPTRAVSINGGYEMPSWYDILAMTPARAISREQLDESAKMVIDLIDQQKASGIDASRIFLAGFSQGGAVVLHAAFMKWQGALGGVLALSTYAPTFSDELELSASQQRIPALCLHGQYDEVVQNAMGRSAYEHLKQQGVTVTWQEYPMGHEVLPEEIRDIGQWLSQRLG from the coding sequence ATGACCGACCCCTTGATTCTTCAGCCCGCCAAGCCCGCAGACGCCTGCGTAATCTGGTTGCATGGCCTGGGTGCCGATCGCTACGACTTCTTGCCAGTGGCGGAGGCGTTGCAGGAAACCTTGCTGTCCACGCGCTTTGTATTGCCCCAGGCTCCGACCCGTGCGGTGAGCATCAATGGCGGCTACGAGATGCCAAGCTGGTACGACATATTGGCCATGACCCCGGCACGGGCCATCAGCCGTGAACAGCTGGATGAGTCGGCAAAAATGGTCATTGATTTGATCGACCAACAAAAAGCCAGCGGAATAGACGCCTCGCGCATTTTCCTTGCCGGCTTCTCCCAAGGCGGCGCGGTGGTCCTGCACGCCGCCTTTATGAAATGGCAGGGGGCCTTGGGTGGCGTGCTTGCCCTCTCCACTTATGCACCGACGTTCAGCGATGAACTGGAACTGTCCGCCAGCCAGCAGCGCATTCCGGCCCTGTGCCTGCACGGCCAGTACGATGAAGTGGTGCAGAACGCCATGGGCCGCAGCGCCTATGAGCATTTAAAGCAGCAGGGTGTCACCGTGACATGGCAAGAATACCCAATGGGTCACGAAGTGTTACCCGAAGAGATCCGCGATATCGGTCAATGGCTAAGCCAGCGCCTTGGCTAA
- the rhlB gene encoding ATP-dependent RNA helicase RhlB codes for MTVLKALKKMFGKSETEPLAPVPSAPAQTSGSRNDGKQPGRTAPVASPKPAPATPAAPAPAAQPVEEPPRVEKPRRERAPKPVVKPWKLEDFVVEPQEGKTRFHDFKLAPELMHAIQDLGFPYCTPIQAQVLGFTLAGKDAIGRAQTGTGKTAAFLISIITQLLQTPPPKERYMGEPRALIIAPTRELVVQIAKDAADLTKYTGLNVMTFVGGMDFDKQLKHLEARHCDILVATPGRLLDFNQRGDVHLDMVEVMVLDEADRMLDMGFIPQVRQIIRQTPPKNERQTLLFSATFTEDVMNLAKQWTTDPSIVEIEALNVASENVEQHIYAVAGADKYKLLYNLVNDNGWERVMVFANRKDEVRRIEERLVRDGVNAAQLSGDVPQHKRIKTLEGFREGKIRVLVATDVAGRGIHIDGISHVINFTLPEVPDDYVHRIGRTGRAGAAGVSISFAGEDDSYQLPSIETLLGRKISCETPPTHLLRPVERKRP; via the coding sequence ATGACCGTGCTCAAAGCACTCAAGAAGATGTTCGGTAAAAGCGAGACTGAACCACTCGCCCCTGTTCCCAGCGCCCCGGCCCAAACTTCCGGCAGCCGCAATGACGGTAAACAGCCTGGCCGAACCGCGCCCGTTGCCTCGCCAAAACCAGCGCCTGCCACGCCTGCCGCCCCGGCTCCAGCCGCCCAGCCCGTAGAAGAACCACCGCGCGTAGAAAAACCGCGCCGCGAACGTGCGCCAAAACCGGTGGTAAAGCCGTGGAAACTGGAAGACTTCGTGGTTGAGCCCCAAGAGGGCAAGACCCGCTTTCACGACTTCAAGCTGGCCCCGGAACTGATGCATGCCATCCAGGACCTGGGCTTTCCATACTGCACGCCGATCCAGGCCCAGGTACTAGGCTTCACCCTGGCCGGCAAAGACGCCATTGGCCGCGCCCAGACCGGTACCGGCAAGACCGCAGCGTTCCTGATCTCGATCATTACCCAGCTGCTGCAAACCCCGCCGCCCAAAGAGCGCTACATGGGCGAGCCACGGGCACTGATCATCGCCCCGACCCGGGAGCTGGTGGTGCAGATCGCCAAGGATGCCGCCGACCTGACCAAGTACACCGGCCTCAACGTCATGACGTTTGTGGGCGGCATGGACTTCGACAAACAGCTCAAGCACCTGGAAGCGCGGCACTGCGACATCCTGGTCGCCACCCCGGGCCGTTTGCTGGACTTCAACCAGCGTGGTGACGTGCACCTGGACATGGTTGAAGTGATGGTGCTGGACGAAGCCGACCGGATGCTCGACATGGGGTTTATCCCACAAGTGCGTCAGATCATTCGCCAGACCCCACCGAAAAACGAACGCCAGACCCTGCTGTTCTCCGCGACCTTCACCGAAGACGTGATGAACCTCGCCAAGCAGTGGACCACCGACCCGTCCATCGTCGAGATCGAGGCGCTGAACGTCGCCAGCGAAAACGTCGAACAGCATATCTATGCGGTGGCCGGTGCCGACAAATACAAGCTGCTCTACAACCTGGTCAACGACAACGGTTGGGAGCGGGTCATGGTATTTGCCAACCGCAAGGACGAAGTGCGGCGCATTGAAGAACGCCTGGTTCGCGACGGCGTCAATGCCGCGCAACTGTCCGGCGACGTGCCGCAGCACAAACGCATCAAGACCCTGGAAGGCTTTCGCGAAGGCAAGATCCGCGTGCTGGTGGCCACCGATGTGGCAGGCCGCGGGATTCATATCGACGGCATCAGCCACGTGATCAACTTCACCCTGCCGGAAGTGCCGGACGACTACGTACACCGTATCGGCCGTACCGGGCGTGCAGGCGCTGCCGGTGTGTCGATCAGCTTTGCCGGGGAAGACGACTCGTATCAATTGCCGTCGATCGAAACCTTGCTGGGCCGCAAGATCAGCTGCGAAACGCCGCCGACGCACTTGCTGCGTCCCGTAGAGCGTAAACGCCCTTAA